The genomic region TTGTCGGATGAAGGCGGTGCGGATTGGCAGTACGAGTTTGCACACGAGGGATTAAAGGATGGGGATGTTATTAAAGTAGGGAACTTGAGCCTAACGGTGATGCATACCCCGGGTCATACGCCTGAAAGTATCAGTTTCATCCTTCGCGACCATCCTGCTTCCGAGGAACCTGTGATGATCTTTACTGGAGATTTTGTCTTTGTTGGTGATATCGGTCGTCCTGATTTGTTAGAGGAAGCAGCAGGCATGATCGGCACCAAGGATATCGGTGCTGAGCAAATGTTTGCATCCTTAAAGAAATTTATCGCATTGCCAGACTACGTTCAAGTATGGCCGGGTCATGGCGCGGGTTCTGCCTGTGGGAAAGCTTTGGGAGCAGTGCCAAGCAGTACCGTTGGATATGAGAAAATTCGTAACTGGGCATTCCAATTCGGCGAAGATTATGAGGGTTTTAAGAACTATCTATTGAGCGATCAACCGGAGGCTCCCACCTATTTTGCAATGATGAAGAAGCTAAACAAGGTGGATAGACCATTATTGGTAGAAGTGCCTACGCATCCTACAATTTCCATTGAGGAGGGTTTGGCGAAGTCGGATAGCATCTTAGTGGATACGCGCAATAAGGTAGAGTTTGCTAAAGGACATGTTAAAGGGGCTATTAACATTCAGAACAATAATTCGCTAGCGAATTGGGCCGGATGGATGTTGCCTTTTGATAAAAACCTAGTGATCGTAGCTGAAGAGGGGCGTCAGGAAGAAATTACGCGCAAGTTAATGCGTATCGGGATGGATCATATCGAAGCATTTGTGACCGATCTATCTACTGTTCCATTGTCAGAGACAAAATTAGTGGATGCTGACACGGTAGAGTCTTGGAAAGACAAGGAGGATACGGTATTGTTTGATGTGCGAGGAAAGACAGAGTTTGAAACCGCTCATATTCCTGGTGCGATTCATAAATTTATTGGTAACTTACCGAAGAAATTGCCGACAGAGTATAAAGACAAGAAGATCATTATACAATGTCAATCGGGTGACCGGGCTACAATTGCAGCATC from Sphingobacterium sp. BN32 harbors:
- a CDS encoding rhodanese-like domain-containing protein, with amino-acid sequence MFFQQVYDKTLAQASYFIGCQAKKVAIVIDAQRDVDVYLEIAKQNNMEITHIAETHIHADFLAGSRELAELTGAKLYLSDEGGADWQYEFAHEGLKDGDVIKVGNLSLTVMHTPGHTPESISFILRDHPASEEPVMIFTGDFVFVGDIGRPDLLEEAAGMIGTKDIGAEQMFASLKKFIALPDYVQVWPGHGAGSACGKALGAVPSSTVGYEKIRNWAFQFGEDYEGFKNYLLSDQPEAPTYFAMMKKLNKVDRPLLVEVPTHPTISIEEGLAKSDSILVDTRNKVEFAKGHVKGAINIQNNNSLANWAGWMLPFDKNLVIVAEEGRQEEITRKLMRIGMDHIEAFVTDLSTVPLSETKLVDADTVESWKDKEDTVLFDVRGKTEFETAHIPGAIHKFIGNLPKKLPTEYKDKKIIIQCQSGDRATIAASFLEKNGFEQVYNYAGSFIDWKNKGKETT